In the genome of Phlebotomus papatasi isolate M1 chromosome 2, Ppap_2.1, whole genome shotgun sequence, one region contains:
- the LOC129804902 gene encoding uncharacterized protein LOC129804902: MSINRASHLYKIPRTSLRDKLSGRSAIDNCGRSGIHSGLGKEIEKRIVDWVITSADCGFPVTKEGLLSTAEKIISNLPQRQRSGFKRNRPSNKWYYGFLKRNPQISQKKAEYVNRARGSVTEEKIRAWFQDVVEQLGDNIGILNEPKRVFNMDETGFNLAPRGELVLGRKNHHVYVESGNSDKENITTLFAVNAIGTFAPPLTLYKYERMPISAVQSAPPNWGIGKTESGWMTGAAFFEYIANVFLEFLVQQNIQRPVIVFIDGHSSHLTLHLSKFCRENGIVLVALYPNSTHILQPLDVAVFKPLKTKWNLIKREWRIENDGREIRKFDIPTALQKIISQDNMSKNVVSGFRATGLYPFNADAVDYSKIIQRTGLKDTTSDQNIDSDIADQGNQENFVHYFESKIEEKLLSKFRIQKEEGGDWSGDIKAEKLYQVWRAILRDFDEAESLNNMIENSGDGIQEAEAVKTELHPQIEVNPPLECVMKGAFQQIKRWPQSKRTRRSKQDTPTVITTEKWVNFFEKKEEDKLKLIKEKEQKKLLRDKKAIEKKEMLIKKKMTKRQKK, translated from the coding sequence ATGTCAATCAACAGAGCTTCTCATCTATACAAAATCCCGAGAACTTCTCTACGAGACAAATTAAGTGGGCGAAGTGCTATTGATAATTGTGGTCGTTCAGGAATACACAGTGGTCTCGGAAAGGAGATTGAGAAGAGAATTGTTGATTGGGTGATCACTTCGGCCGACTGTGGATTCCCTGTAACCAAAGAGGGCCTTCTTTCCACGGCGGAAAAAATAATCTCCAATCTTCCACAACGCCAACGATCAGGTTTCAAAAGAAACAGGCCAAGCAACAAATGGTACTATGGCTTCTTGAAGAGAAATCCgcaaatttcacagaaaaaggCTGAGTATGTTAACAGAGCGAGAGGTAGTGTAACGGAGGAAAAAATAAGAGCATGGTTTCAGGACGTCGTGGAGCAGCTAGGAGACAATATTGGAATTCTAAATGAGCCGAAACGCGTATTTAACATGGATGAGACTGGATTCAATCTTGCCCCAAGAGGAGAATTGGTTCTTGGGAGAAAGAATCACCATGTCTATGTGGAATCCGGTAACTCGGACAAGGAAAATATTACCACTCTCTTTGCAGTAAATGCAATTGGCACTTTTGCTCCTCCTCTCACCCTATATAAATATGAGCGGATGCCTATTTCTGCTGTCCAGTCTGCTCCTCCAAATTGGGGAATTGGTAAGACTGAATCAGGATGGATGACTGGAGCAGCGTTCTTCGAGTATATAGCAAATGTTTTCTTGGAATTCCTCGTTCAACAAAACATTCAGAGACCAGTGATTGTTTTCATTGATGGTCATAGCTCACATCTTACTCTCCACTTAAGCAAGTTTTGTAGAGAAAACGGAATTGTACTGGTAGCATTGTATCCCAATTCTACCCACATTTTGCAACCTTTGGATGTGGCTGTTTTTAAGCCactaaaaacaaaatggaactTAATTAAGAGGGAATGGAGGATTGAGAATGATGGAAGAGAGATTCGCAAATTTGATATTCCGACAGCTCTACAAAAAATCATATCACAAGATAACATGTCCAAAAATGTGGTCTCAGGCTTTCGCGCAACTGGATTGTACCCATTTAATGCAGACGCAGTTGATTACTCGAAAATCATTCAGAGAACAGGACTGAAAGATACAACTTCAGACCAGAACATTGACTCAGATATTGCAGATCAGGGAAATCAGGAGAActttgttcattattttgagtcgaaaattgaagaaaagcttCTAAGTAAATTTAGGATTCAGAAAGAAGAAGGAGGTGACTGGTCGGGCGATATTAAGGCTGAAAAGCTTTATCAGGTCTGGAGAGCCATATTGCGTGATTTCGACGAAGCAGAATCCTTGAATAATATGATTGAAAATTCTGGGGACGGAATTCAAGAGGCTGAAGCTGTAAAGACTGAGCTTCATCCTCAAATTGAAGTGAATCCGCCACTGGAATGTGTGATGAAAGGAGCATTTCAACAGATAAAGAGATGGCCACAAAGTAAGAGAACGCGAAGGAGCAAACAAGATACCCCCACAGTAATAACTACCGAAAAGTGGGTAaacttttttgagaaaaaagaagaagacaaGTTAAAACTGATTAAAGAAAAGGAGCAGAAGAAACTATTGAGAGACAAAAAAGCCATCGAGAAAAAGGAAATGTTGATTAAAAAGAAGATGactaaaaggcaaaaaaaatga